The Peromyscus eremicus chromosome 2, PerEre_H2_v1, whole genome shotgun sequence genome includes the window ATCAACGCCGCGAAGGCTGCCCAGAAGCCGGGTCAACGTCGCCCTCCAGCCCGGTGGGCTGGGGAGTGATGCATGCTGGGACTTGTAGTTCACATCCATGGACGTGGCTTTTGGGTCCAACGATTCCGCGGAGCCTGAGCTTAACGTTGTCAACGCAACCTGGGGGAATGAAGCCCCGAGCTGACAAGGTGTCAGCGTTgtgctcattaaaaaaaatgttttcagtgcTTTTGTTTTCCCGTGAGGTTTACTCTGAAGTTAATTGGCAGTGACTAAGTCAGACTGTTGTTAATTTTGCGCCTGCAAAGTGAGCTCTCAATTCTAGATTCTTTTCTGGCTTATCTTAGGACAGCTATAAGTCCTGGGGCTTCGCGCTCGCGGTCCTTTAAGGGGACATCGCGCATGCGCCAGCTTCCTCTTTTTTTATTCCGACTGGAACCATGGAGGCTGTGCCGTAAGTAGATTCTCCACTTCTCCGGAATCCTCCTCCATCCCCGAAAGTAGAGCCATTTCGTTCCCCTTTTCCAGTCTCTGACTGTAGCCTGCACCACTGCCTACTTCTCTGAGTGTTTGTGACGCTGCGTGACACCAGGAGGGGGTTGTGGATGGCCAAGGCGCGGAGGCCTCGGGAGCCCCAGGAGCAGACAGGGCGGCGTGCGTGCGGAACCCGACACTTGGGCGGAGGTCCACTTCCCGGTGCAGCGTATTTCGAGGGACCCTGGAATCAAGTGCCTTGTGGCTAAAGTTGACTTAGGCGTCTGCCTACCGGCCGATACCTTCCGCATGTGGAACTTGAGACTTGAACCAGGGTCGCTTTTTAGAGCCCTGGAGCCTTTGCCCTAAACGTGTGTGGGAGCAATTCCTGCAGTATGGTTTGCCAACTTTTTGTGACTGTTGAGCGTTAGAGGCCAGGACTGATGACGGGGGTAGGCATACGTCTTAATGTCGTGTGCTTGCCTTTAAGTGAGGCGTGTATTAAAGGTGAAGATCATGGGCACCGTAAAGCAGGACATGCTAGAACAGCGGAGATGCCAGTGGTTAGTGAGTGACTGTCTGTTCTGACGCCATAGTGCTGAGTACCTGAGGAGTTTGGTACAGCACCAGGTTTAGGACTTACTAACAATGTTGTTTGCTAATgacagggagaagaagaagaaggttcCTGCTGTGCCAGAAACCCTCAAGAAGAAGCGAAGGAATTTCGCAGAGTTGAAGGTGAAGCGCCTTCGGAAGAAGTTTGCCCTGAAGACAGTAAGTAGTAAACTTTGGGCCCTCGGTCGCGACTGAGAATGGAGTGAGATGTTAGTAAggtttctctgcttccttgttgTAACAAACGATCGCTGAAGGGCTGTATCGTGGTCGTATGACCGGTGGGTGGGTCGTTCTGGAATATCTGTCTTTTAAGAAGTCCCACCCTGTGGCGAGACAGTTTTCTAGCTCTTTGAGCTTGGGAGCTAAATTGTGAGTAAACGTTGATTGGCTTTCAGCTGCGAAAGGCCAGGAGGAAGCTTATCTATGAGAAGGCAAAGCACTATCACAAGGAGTACAGGCAGATGTACCGGACCGAGATTCGGATGGCTAGGATGGCAAGGAAAGCCGGAAACTTCTATGTGCCCGCAGAGCCCAAGTTGGCGTTTGTCATCAGAATCCGAGGGTAAGTGCACTTGGAATCACGTTCTGGGAGCGCCGGTGCTGAGGCATCGGCAGTGTTGTAGATGTAGCTGGAAAGGGGGACCAGGGATTTGTTGAGGGTTTGTTGGTAAGACCTGTACCTCAGCTGTCCACTGTGATGGCACGGTAGGAGTAGATGTCCCGCAGGTGTCTAAGAGGTTACGATACACTGTAGTATTGCAGCACAGATTGTTGATAACAAAGATAGGAATTCAAAGCTAGAGGAGGCAAGTGGGTAAGTATTTATTGGGACTTGCGTACGGTCTGTTGTGGCTTAGTTTCCTGTTATTTGAAATTACAGTAAAAGCTGGATGAACATTTTTGGTCTCTTTCTGTGGCAGTATCAATGGTGTAAGCCCAAAGGTCCGCAAGGTGTTGCAGCTTCTCCGTCTTCGTCAGATCTTCAACGGGACCTTCGTTAAGCTCAACAAGGCTTCAATCAACATGCTGAGGATTGTGGAACCCTACATTGCCTGGGGGTGAGTTTTCTGTTGAGTAGGTTAGTTACATGACTAGATGAATTTTGATACTTAAGTGGCTGTATCCTTACTGATCACTTCCTGATTTTCCTATCTCAGGTATCCCAACCTGAAGTCGGTGAATGAGCTCATCTACAAACGCGGCTATGGCAAAATCCATAAGAAGAGAATTGCCTTGACAGACAATTCCTTGATTGCTCGATCTCTTGGTAGGTTGTGCTTTGGGGGTAGGGGTTGATGCTAGACCAAGGCCATCTTTTCTGGCCACGcttgtatttttactttttatttgtataCATGTGGGTGGAGGCCTAAAGTTGATGTCACTGCATTACATGGTGGGGCTAGGTCTTACTGAGACTAGAGTTGCATTCTGACCTAGACAATCCCCTGTCTCTCATGTACAGGCAGGCCACTGGGCCCCTCTTGTTTTGGGGGGTGCTTCATTGTTTGTGAACTCCAGTCACTACTCTTGTGCAGCAAGCTCTTTTATCTCCTGAGCCATTtcccctgcctggcctctgtgactAATCTTTGCATGATCCCCAAAATCCTTCAtggttttaagaaaaataaatggaagaagGCTTCACAtctttacttttgagacaaggtctccgtctccctgtgtctctggctggcctggaactcatttgcttgcctctgcctcccaactgataggattaaaggtgtgtgccaccatgcctggcttgtccTTCTTTATCTGATTGATCATTTAGTTCTGCCTATAATGGTATTTGTTGAGTGCTTTTTAACATTTGGTGATCttagactcattttttttttttttcaggtaagtaCGGCATCATCTGCATGGAGGATCTGATTCACGAGATCTATACAGTTGGAAAACACTTCAAGGAAGCAAATAACTTCCTGTGGCCTTTCAAATTATCTTCTCCACGAGGCggaatgaagaaaaagacaacTCATTTTGTGGAAGGTGGAGATGCTGGCAACAGGGAGGACCAGATAAACAGGCTTATTAGACGGATGAACTAAGGTGAGAGGTGgtatattgagacaggatctctacatatttctggctgtcctgaaacttagtgtatagaccaggctggcctagagctcagagATCCGACTGCTTCTTCCTTgcaagtgttgggattgaaggcgtgtgctaccatgcctggctgagaaATAGTTTTAAGGGAGGCCCTGTAATCTTGAATGGTTTCTGGTAAATGTTGACTGGGTGTGTCGTTGAGTTTTAATATGGGGGAATCTGTCTGCCTTGAGTGAAGTATGCTCCTTTACAGCTGATGTTGACTTGTAGCGTGGAGGGTAGTCAGtctctaatgtgtgtgtgtttttcccttTCAGGTGTTGCCCGTGGTATTTTTGTAATCTGGTCAGTTAATAAACAGTCACAGCTTGGCAAACTGAAATGTGTTGGAGTCTTTGTTGGCCTGCCTCAGGCCTACCACTAGTAGTAAATCCTAGAATATGAAAAATTAAGTCAGATCAACAGTTGTGTTatgttttttacttttaagttATGCTAAGTGAGTCAAACTTGATAAGCATTTGTGGTCTCTAGGAAAGTTTGGTGTGCTAGACATTTACTGCTCAAGTTCCATGTCTCCAACTTTGGCTTTCCTGGCAGCCTACACCTGaatacatttttccttttgtatcccatcttgttttaatttttagtttttatgtgtatggatgctttgcctgcatgtgggtgctgaggctcccaactctggaagaacaaccactgcttttaactgctgagccatctttagcCCTTCCATCTTGATATTTTTAGCTTTTGATCTTAAGTGCATGAGTTAAAAGtactttttaatgtatattttaaatatatagacATTATTTCAGAGCACCTTAAGCAGTTACCGTGAGATTGGTGAACAAAacctaaaaacttttttttttaaatgtgtgatgTCTCATCCCCTCGCACTAAACCCCTTTATCGTAGGTTCTtgtactttcatgtctttttgtgtgtTGCCTACTGCGTTTAATTCGGTTGCCTGTATGCACACAGAGTGTAGAGTTATGTGCCCTGACGGAAGGCAGTTTTTTACCAGTAGTTATACCACTAAGGGATATGACTCCCCCTCACCCAGCAGCTATTAACTGCCTACTTCAGAATGTAATATATCACATAGTAAATGTTTTCTGGTCTTCATTAGTTGTACCAAAAGTCTTGAGTGCATTGTCAAATAGATGACTTAATTAATCTGGATGTGGTGCTACacactttgaatcccagcacttcagagacaGGTGAATTTGTGCCAGCTaaaggtacatagtgagacctggtctcaaaagatGTATGAAAGCTTATCTGTGTGCTTGTGAGTGGAGTTAAAAGGCTCTTGTGAGCTGAGAAGTGAGCCATGTCCAGCCCTTTGCTCAGTTTGTCTTAGTGAACAGGTGGAGCCAGAGTTTATAGTCTGTCTTGGCATGTCAATCAACTATCTTGAGAAGTCGGCCCATTTCAGCTGTTGGTGCCTCCTTGATTTCCAAGTTTTAGGGGAATAATGAGGGTGATGAATGGCCTCTGAGCAATCAGAATCATGAATACAGTAAATCTTAGAGCTATCTTGTAATAGTCTTAGATAGCTCTTCCTGGAGCGCGTATAGTCCAGACTGCTTtaactttcctgagtgctgtcactataggtgtgtaccaccatttgcAGCTACATGTTC containing:
- the Rpl7 gene encoding large ribosomal subunit protein uL30 isoform X3, producing the protein MEAVPEKKKKVPAVPETLKKKRRNFAELKVKRLRKKFALKTLRKARRKLIYEKAKHYHKEYRQMYRTEIRMARMARKAGNFYVPAEPKLAFVIRIRGINGVSPKVRKVLQLLRLRQIFNGTFVKLNKASINMLRIVEPYIAWGYPNLKSVNELIYKRGYGKIHKKRIALTDNSLIARSLGKYGIICMEDLIHEIYTVGKHFKEANNFLWPFKLSSPRGGMKKKTTHFVEGGDAGNREDQINRLIRRMN
- the Rpl7 gene encoding large ribosomal subunit protein uL30 isoform X2 produces the protein MLFANDREKKKKVPAVPETLKKKRRNFAELKVKRLRKKFALKTLRKARRKLIYEKAKHYHKEYRQMYRTEIRMARMARKAGNFYVPAEPKLAFVIRIRGINGVSPKVRKVLQLLRLRQIFNGTFVKLNKASINMLRIVEPYIAWGYPNLKSVNELIYKRGYGKIHKKRIALTDNSLIARSLGKYGIICMEDLIHEIYTVGKHFKEANNFLWPFKLSSPRGGMKKKTTHFVEGGDAGNREDQINRLIRRMN
- the Rpl7 gene encoding large ribosomal subunit protein uL30 isoform X1, which encodes MGTVKQDMLEQRRCQWEKKKKVPAVPETLKKKRRNFAELKVKRLRKKFALKTLRKARRKLIYEKAKHYHKEYRQMYRTEIRMARMARKAGNFYVPAEPKLAFVIRIRGINGVSPKVRKVLQLLRLRQIFNGTFVKLNKASINMLRIVEPYIAWGYPNLKSVNELIYKRGYGKIHKKRIALTDNSLIARSLGKYGIICMEDLIHEIYTVGKHFKEANNFLWPFKLSSPRGGMKKKTTHFVEGGDAGNREDQINRLIRRMN